In Candidatus Eisenbacteria bacterium, the genomic window GCGATGCCAACTCGTGCGCGAACCCGCATGCGAGCGGCGTTCGAGTTTGCGCCGACCTCGTGACGCCACTACGGTCGCGCCATGCCTGACTTGATCCACGCACGCGAACGAGGCCGCGTCTCGACGCTGCTCGTCGCGGCAATCGCAGTGCTCGCGCTCGGGGCAGGCCTGTTCGCCGCGTACCTCAATTCGCGTCGCACCGCACCGGTCGTGACCGAGCGCATCGTCCAGCCGCCGGCGGCCGCACCGCTCGGCGCGGCCGAGAGCACCATCGCGGGCCGCCCGGACGTGGTCGAACGCGCGCTCGAGAGCGTGGCGCCGCTCGACAGCGCGGCGCTTCGCGCGCGCTGGGTCGACGAGGTGAAGGGGCTCGAGGTCGCAATGCTCACAGCGCCCCAGCATGAACTGCTGATCCGGTTTGCGAACGCGCGCGCCTGCACGTGCGGCTGCGGATTCACGCTCGCGGGCTGCCGCACCTACGACCCTTCGTGCGAGATCAGTTCGCCGCTCGTCGAAGCGTTGCGCGACTCGATCGCGCGCGGATTCCTGACCCATGCGCGCGGCCTGCGACCGCGGCCACGCAGCCTCTAGGGGTGCCGTTGACAGTGCCCGCGTCGGCGGGCAGACTCGCGCTCCTTCCTACATCCATCCCGCGCGCGGCCGTGTGGCTCGCGCTTCGTCCGGAGGACACGCCATGCCGTTCCCCAAGTTGACCGCCAAGACGTTCGCTTCGATTCGCGAACTCAACGGCATTTCCGCACGCACCATGGAAGAGCACTACGAGCTGTACAAGGGCTACATCACGAAGACCAACGAGATCCAGGAGAAGCTCGCAACCGTCGATCGCGCGAGCGCCAACCAGATCTACAGCGACCTGCGCTCGCTGCGCACCGATCTGTCGTTCGCGACCGGTGGCGTCAAGAATCACGACCTCTACTTTGCGCATCTCGGCGGCAAGGGCGGACAGCCGGGAGGCAAGCTGATGGCGCAGATCGCGCAGGACTTCCCGTCCTACGACGCGTGGCTCGCCGACTTCAAGGCCTCGGGCATCGCCGCGCGCGGCTGGGTGTGGCTCGCCTACGACCATGACTGGAACACGCTGACCACCGTCACCGGCGACGCACAGAACACGTTCCCGCTGTGGAACGCGACGCCGATCCTGGGGCTCGATGTCTACGAGCATGCCTACTGGATCGACTTCGGCCGCGCGCGCGCCAAGTACATCGAGGCGTTCTTCAACAACCTCGATTGGGACGTGGTGGCGCAGAATCTGGATCGCGCGCTCGCGATGCAAGCGGTCACCAAGTAACGATCATCGATTCTGGGGCGCTCGGCCCCGCTCGCTTGCCGGGCCCTGTTCACGGGGCCCGGCCCGGTTTTCGGAGGACGCATGACCGCGACAGTGCTGCCGGTGATCGGCAAGCCCGCGCCCGATTTCAATCTGCCGGCCACCACCGGTGAGGCGATCTCGCTCAAGCAGTTCAAGGGCAAGAAGACGGTGGTGCTGTATTTCTACCCGAAGGACGACACGCCGGGATGCACGCGCGAAGCCTGCGACCTGCGCGACCTGTCGGCCGAGTTCGAGAAGCACAACGCGGTGATCCTCGGGGTCTCGACCGACTCGATGGAGTCGCACCAGGCGTTCGCGGCCAAGCACAAGCTGCCGTTCCCGCTGCTGTCCGACTCCGAGGCGGAAGTCGCGAAGAAGTACGGCGTCTACAAGCAGAAGAACCTGTACGGCAAGAAGTCGATGGGGATCGAGCGCACCACGTTCATCGTGGATCGCACCG contains:
- a CDS encoding superoxide dismutase: MPFPKLTAKTFASIRELNGISARTMEEHYELYKGYITKTNEIQEKLATVDRASANQIYSDLRSLRTDLSFATGGVKNHDLYFAHLGGKGGQPGGKLMAQIAQDFPSYDAWLADFKASGIAARGWVWLAYDHDWNTLTTVTGDAQNTFPLWNATPILGLDVYEHAYWIDFGRARAKYIEAFFNNLDWDVVAQNLDRALAMQAVTK
- the bcp gene encoding thioredoxin-dependent thiol peroxidase, encoding MTATVLPVIGKPAPDFNLPATTGEAISLKQFKGKKTVVLYFYPKDDTPGCTREACDLRDLSAEFEKHNAVILGVSTDSMESHQAFAAKHKLPFPLLSDSEAEVAKKYGVYKQKNLYGKKSMGIERTTFIVDRTGRVAQIYPRVKVEGHVDQLIEFVTEE